The Mycobacterium sp. EPa45 genomic interval AGCGCCTCGCCGATCACCCTGCGGCCCTTTGGGATCCGACCAGATCGGCACACCGTCAGTACGGGGTCACGGAGCCCAGCGCATTCGTGATCAGGCCGGACAAGTACATCAGCTACCGGGGCCGGCCCGTCGAACTAGTCGCGCAGCATCTCCGCTACCAGGAACGCCAGCTCCAGTGACTGCTGGGTGTTCAGTCGCGGATCGCAAGCGGTCTCGTAGCGGCCGGCCAGGTCGGTATCCGAGATATCCTGTGCGCCGCCAAGACATTCGGTGACGTTCTCACCGGTGATCTCGACGTGCATGCCGCCCGGATGGGTGCCCAGCGCACGATGCACCTCGAAGAAGCCCTGCACTTCGTCGACGATGCGGTCGAAGTGGCGGGTCTTGTAACCCGTCGAGGACTCGTGGGTGTTGCCGTGCATCGGGTCACACTGCCAGATCACCTGGTGGCCTGAGGCCTGCACCTTCTCGATGATCGGGGGCAGCACATCGCGAACCTTGTGGTTGCCCATCCGGCTGACCAGTGTGAGCCGGCCGGGCTCGTTGTTCGGGTCGAGCCGCTCCACGTATTCCACCGCCAGTTCCGGCGAGGTGGTCGGGCCGATCTTGACGCCGATCGGGTTGGCGATCACCTCGGCGAACGCCACGTGGGCGCCGTCGAGCTGGCGGGTGCGCTCCCCGATCCAGACGTAGTGCGCCGACAGGTCGTAGAGCTTCGGCGGCCCATCAGCCGCTGGATCTCCGATGTCCATCCGCAGCATGGCCCGCTCGTAGTCCAGCACCAGCGCCTCATGGCTGGCGTAGATGTCGGCGGTGTCCAGGTTGCGGTCATTGACCCCGCAGGCCGTCATGAAGCGCAGGCCACGGTCGATCTCGCCGGCCAGCGCCTCGTAGCGGGCACCCGCCGGTGAGGTCCGGACGAACTCGCGGTTCCAATCGTGCACGGCGTGCAGTGACGCCAATCCCGACGACGTCAGCGCCCGCACCAGGTTCATCGCGGCGCTGGCGTTGGCGTAGGCGCGGACCAGGCGCGACGGATCGTGTTCGCGCACCGCCGCATC includes:
- a CDS encoding class II 3-deoxy-7-phosphoheptulonate synthase; translated protein: MNWTVDVPIEQLPSLPPLPADLRGRLDAALTKPAVQQPSWDPEQAAAMRTVLESVPPVTVPSEIEKLKSQLADVALGKAFLLQGGDCAETFVDNTEPHIRANIRTLLQMAVVLTYGASMPVVKVARIAGQYAKPRSSDTDALGLKSYRGDMVNGFAPDAAVREHDPSRLVRAYANASAAMNLVRALTSSGLASLHAVHDWNREFVRTSPAGARYEALAGEIDRGLRFMTACGVNDRNLDTADIYASHEALVLDYERAMLRMDIGDPAADGPPKLYDLSAHYVWIGERTRQLDGAHVAFAEVIANPIGVKIGPTTSPELAVEYVERLDPNNEPGRLTLVSRMGNHKVRDVLPPIIEKVQASGHQVIWQCDPMHGNTHESSTGYKTRHFDRIVDEVQGFFEVHRALGTHPGGMHVEITGENVTECLGGAQDISDTDLAGRYETACDPRLNTQQSLELAFLVAEMLRD